CTAAATGCCGCACCCCTCCCAGATCCAAGAAAACGAAGAGATAGAAAAAAGTTTTTGGTTAAAGGTCAAGTACCAAGTCCGGTTAACAGGCCTAAGGGGTGTTTTTTTAGCCCAAGGTGCCCTTACGCTATGGATATATGTAGAAAAGATTACCCTGGATACTATGAAATAAACAAAGACCATTATGTTGCTTGTTTTTTATACAAAGAGGATAAAGATAGAGGTTTATCACAAGAAAAAGAAGGTAAGTTGGTAAAATAACTTAAAGGAGGGATTCACATGAGAAAGTTGTTGGTACTTTTAGTAGTTGCTTTATGCACTTTGACGATTTTCGCTCAACAGGCTTACAACCCCGAGTGGCTTATTGCAGATGTCGAAGGTGGTCAAAGAGGTGGGACCTTGTACCTTGCAACAACTTCCGGTCCAAAAACTTTAAATACTTACTGGGCCCAAGAGACATCATCTTCTATTATCATCAATCAGGGTGACGTGTCGTTACTTGGTAGCGATTTTTATGGGCAGCCAACACAACCGTCACTTGCCAAAGATTGGGGAGTAGAACGTACAGAAGATGGCGGTACACTCTACTGGTTTGAGATGAGAGAAGGGGTTAGATGGTCCGATGGGCACCCACTAACCGTTGATGATGTAATATTTACATGGGAGAAGATAATAGTCCCAGATTTAACCGCAGATGGTAACGATGTTTATATGGATTCAGAAGGCAATCTTCCAGAATTGACTGTCGAAGGTAATAGAATCATGTTCAAATATCCTACAGTATTCAGATTTGGGCTTGAAACAGTCGGTGGATTCGCTATAATGCCAAAACATGTTTTAGAGGATAAGGTAACCGATGCAGAAACTTTCCAATCCACTTGGACGGTTGAACAAATTGATCAACTCGTAGTTGGAGGGCCTTTTAAAGTTACAGAGTATATCGAAGGAGTTAGAGTAGTTCTGGAAAGAAACCCCTATTACTTTGAAAGGTCAAAAGATGGTGTCCAACTTCCATACTTAGATAGAATTGTCTTCGAAATAGTAACAGACACCAATGTTGCAAGGTTGAGATTTGAGGCAGGAGAAATAGATATGCATGGCCCTCAAGCTAAAGATTTTCCAGCTTTGAGAGCTCAAGCTGATGAAAAGGGATGGAATGTAATAGTAGGACCAGCTACTGCTGGGTCAAACTTTGTGGCGTTCAATTTCAACGCAGCGGATCCTGTTCATAGAGAATGGTTCAGAAACGATAATTTCAGAAAAGCCGTAGCGTATGCTTTTGATAAACAAACTATCATAGAAACACTGTACAACGGTTTAGGCGTACCTGTCTATGGTCCAAGAACTAATTCTTCGGCTTTCTACAATCCTGAAATTGAGAATTTGGGATACAGATATTCTCTTGTTACCGCACAGAGGTTACTAAGAGAAGGAGGTTTCACTTGGAATAATAGGGGCCAGTTAGTCGATTGGAATGGAAACGTCGTAGAATTTGAATTGAACACCAATGGTGAAAACGTCATGAGAAACGAAATCGCTGTAATTTTAGTTGATTCCTTAGCTAAATTAGGAATAAAAGTTAATTATAGGCCGGTCCAATTCAACGCTATGGTTCAAAGAATGTACTCAGAGAACTGGGATGCAATTATCATAGGATTAGTTGGAGGAGACGATCCTGGATGGAGTACAAACGTTTGGTTGTTAGATGGGGGATTACACTTCTGGAATTGGTCTCCCGAAGTTATGGATTGGGTTGATCCAAATGAATATTTCGTACACCCTGCTGAGAAAAGAATTGACGAGATTATGAGAGTTCAACGTTCAATATTAGATAAAGATGAGCTTCAAAAACTTTGGGATGAATGGCAAATGTTGATTTCAGAGAATCAGATCCTAGTTTACACAATTTCTCAGAATTATTTGAACATGCACAAAAATACTTTACATTTATATCCTGTAGAAAAATATGGAACGATTAATCCTTACGGTTATTCCTATTCTCCAGGTTTGTGGAAAATTGAGTACGCTTGGAAAGAATAGTAATTTTAGGTCAGTAGAAAAAGGCGGAGGGGAGACCTTCTGCCTTTTTAAAATCATAGTGAGGAGGCTTCGATTTTGCTTAAGTATATAGTTAGAAGACTTATTCTTGCTATACCTGTGTTGTTAGGAGTATCAGTTATCTCATTTTTTGTTATGCAATTGGCACCCGGTGATTTTTTAGATACGTATAGAATAAACCCCAATATTAGCCGCGAGAAGATTCAAGAATTAGAGACTTTGTATGGGTTAGATAAAAATCCTGTGACTCAGTATTTTTTATGGCTAGGGAATATTCTACAGGGAGATTGGGGATACTCATTTGTTTATAAAATAGATGTTTGGCAAGTGTTGCTCAGAAGATTAGAAGCCACACTTTTATTGGGGGTGACAACTTTTATCTTTACCTGGGGAATCGGTATACCTTTAGGAATAACTGCCGCCCTTCACCAATACAAATTTACTGACCAAGCCCTTTCTACTATTGGCCTCATAGGCATTTCAATCCCGAACTTCTTTTTTGCCCTTTTATGGTTAATGTGGGCTGCAAATACAGGGATATTTCCTATTGGGGGGATGCTATCACGGGAATTTGCTAATTTTCCGTGGTACAAACAGATAGGTGATTTTTTCTGGCATGTAGCTGGCCCAGTAATTACTTTGGGAACTGCGTCTCTTGCGGGAACTATGCGTATTATGAGAGGGCAGATGTTAGATGAGATGAACCAAGATTATGCTGAATTTGCCAGAGCTAAAGGGATGCCTTCAGATGTTGTCATTTACAAGCATACTTTGCGAAACGCTATCAATCCTGTAATTACCTCCTTAGGATTCAGTTTATCTGCGATATTAGGTGGTGCTTTGATAACGGAATATGTGTTTTCTTGGCCAGGTTTAGGATCGTTGATGAGAGACGCGATTTTCCAACAAGATATTTATTTGGTAATGGCCAATTTGTTATTGCAAGGTATTCTTTTAATTGTGGGTAATTTGATCGCTGATATCTTACTAGCGGCATCTGATCCTCGTGTCAGATTAAGAATGAGTGCTTAAATTGGAGGGATTTTTAAGTGAGAAAAAAGCAAAAAAATAATTTGAAAGACATACCTCAAAACACACAAAACGATGAAGAACTTTTTGAGCGAGAATTTATGTCAACCCCTGCACTTATTTGGAGAGCTTTAAGAAGGCATAAACTGGGAATGATATCACTTGTTGTTTTGATTATTTTGTATTTACTGGCTATATTTGCAGATTTTGTCTCTCCAATGAATCCATTTAATAATCATATTCAGTATAGGTTTGCTCCTCCTTCTACAATTTATAGAAAAGATTTATTCACAGGAGAAAGAGTTGGTCCCCACACTTACCTCTATATGAGTGAAAGAGATCCAATAACGTACCAAAGTGATTATGTAGAAGCAACCCATTTGGATATTATAAAGGCAAGAGATCCCGAAACGGGCGATTTAATTACTTTTGAATTGGGGGAATACAATCCAACATACAATGCAACAGTTTCAGATATTACATATACATTTAAAAATACTATTATGGCGAAAACTGCAGATGGGGAGTACGTTGAATTAGCAACCAGTCGTAAATACGATCAGAATTTGATTCCTTTATCTTATTTCACCAAAGAAGAAAACTTAAATGGGCCGGTTTCGTTTGAAGATGGTCTTTATGACGTTAATTTTTCAAAACTTTTGAGTGGAGATACGATTGTTGTTAAGGAAGATAACAGAAGTATGGCAATTAATACTTACAAAAGTGATTATAGATACGCTCCTAAAATAAGAAATCAAGAAATTATCAGTGTAGATACTTTTGCAACTTTGGAAGAAATAAATGTTTATTTTGATTTTATGCCTGTTGTATTGACCCCTTCAGATTTGCGCGCAGTTAATTTGAAAAATTACCCTATTGAATTTTTTATTCGTTCGTGGGATTATAAGCTTTTTGGGATTATCCCTACGAATTTACATTTATTTGGAGTTGAAAAAACAAAATTGCCTTCGCTATCCGATTATTTTTCCAACGATGGGATACTTTATGTATGGGGATCGGACCAATATGGAAGGGATATTTTCAGTAGGATATTCTTTGCTTCCCGAATTTCTCTTTCTATAGGGTTGATTGGAATATTATTAACTTTTACAATAGGTATTTTTTTAGGTGGTTTAGCAGGATATTTTGGAGGATGGGTAGACGAAGTGACTATGAGGTTCACGGAAATATTGATGTCAATTCCTAGTCTTTATTTGATATTAACTTTAAGTGCTGTTTTGCCCACAGGTATCTCACCGGAGATTAGGTATCTTTTGATAGTTGTAATTTTATCTTTCATTGGATGGCCCGGAATGACAAGGGTTATAAGAGGAATGACTATGGGTTTGAAACAAACGGAGTTTGTTCAAGCGGCTATTGCATTAGGATATCCTCCAAGAAAAGTGATTTGGAACCATTTGTTACCAAACACCTATACTTACGTAATTGTTTCAGCTACTTTATCTATTCCAGGATATATTTTAGGTGAAGCAAGTCTTAGTTTCTTGGGTGTTGGAGTAACAGAACCTGGAGCCTCTTGGGGTTTGATGCTTTCTCAGGCTCAAGATATCCAAGTTTTAACTAGTTACCCGTGGGTACTTTTACCTGGATTATTTATCATTATAACGGTTCTTGCCTTTAATTTATTCGGCGATGCCATAAGGGATGCACTGGATCCACGAGCTTTAGGTCTATAATTTTAGTTCAATAATTAATATAAGCCCCACGTACTTTGTGGGGTCTTTTATTATGCCCACCAGCATGAGTCCACAATTTTTTCAAGCCTATCGAACATCAATCCATTCTTTCCTAAATTAGCTACAATTACTATTTAAACTTAAAAAAGTGGGGATTTTTCTTTAGTTAAGAAAACGACTTCAAGATTTAAGTTCCTATCTTTATAAATACCAAGAAATTAATTGAAAATTTGAAAAAATTAGCATTATTGAAATTTCTTTCATTATTTAAGAATAATTGGCAATAAATACCTTAGATTACTGTTAATTAGTTTTTTCTAACTTGACAAACTATGTAAACTTCATTATAATTAAGTATGTAAGAGAAAATATTGTTAAGTAGCAATTAATTTTAATCTATTGTTTTGTTGTGAGTAAGTTTGCTTCAATTAGGGTTTTACAAATGTTAAAGGAGGGATATTATGAGGAAAGTAACGACTTTTTTGCTGGTTACGTTTGTTTTGGTTTCTGCTTTTGCCTTAGCAGAAAAGGGACCTATGCCGGATAAGGTTTATTTCGGTGTGAGAATGCAACAAGATGTCGCAATTCAAGATGTCGCAGCTGGCAACGTAGATGTGTTTTTTACGGGTGTTGGGGCTCCAACGATTAATTCTTTGCCCCAATCGGTACTTCAAAACTTAGATATTTACAACATTCCATCGGGTTCTTGGTCTTTATTATTTAACCCAATACCAAACGAACCTCCGTATACGGTAAATGTTGACGGTGTTGAGTATTTTAACCCGTTGGCGATTCAAGAAGTAAGGTATGCTATGAATTACCTAATTAACAGACAGTATTTAGTCGACGAGATTCTTCAAGGTGCAGGTGGAGTAATGTATACGATGGCAACCCCTGGACAACCTGGGACCCAACCTTACATTGATATTACTGCAAATATGGGTTTTACTCCAGAAGGTAACCAAGATCTAGCTTTTGAAATGATAGAAAACGCTATGAATGAGGCTGCCAATCTGCCTGAAAATAGAGGAAGATTGGTAAAACAAGGTCAATGGTGGACATTCGATGGACAACCAGTAACGTTGAAGTTCATAATTCGCGTAGATGACCCTAACGGAAGGTTACCAGCAGGTAGATACATAGCAGATCAAATTGAAAAAACTGGTATAAGGGTTGAACGAATAGAAATAGACAGATATGCAGCAGTTGATCTTGCTTATTACTCAAACCCTGCCGATCTACAATGGCATATATACACTGAAGGTTGGGGTGCAGGTGCTACGAGAAAGTACTGGCACCACATTGTCTCCCAAATGTATGCACCTTGGTATGCTAATATGCCAGGAGGTCAAGAGCCAACATTTTGGAACTATGAACAAGATGAGATTGATGAGTTAACTCAAAAGGTTTATGCCGGTAATTTTGCAACAGAAGAAGAGTATTGGGATATGATCCTCAGAGCAACTGAATTGGGTATTAGAGATTCCGTTAGGATATATCTAACCTATCAAGAAGACTTCTTTGTTGCTAACAAAGATCGATTCAACAGACGAATGGTATATGGGCTAGGAGATGGATTAAATCAATGGTCCATTATCACTGGAGATACGGTTGATCGAACCTTGAACGTTGTTCAATTCTCTGCTCAAGGATCTTTGTTCATGGGTGCTTGGGATCCTGTAGGAACAGATGGATTCAACGATAGCTATTCCATAAACGTTGCATCGAATATGTACGATTACGGTATGTTTGAAAGCCCGGCTTCAGCTGATATTACACCTGCAAAAGTTGTTCCAAGGATGGAAACGTTGGATACCAAATTTGTAGTTGACGAAAAAGGTGAAATGGTTGGTTTAATAGAGGTCCCCGCAGATGCTATTAGAGTTGATCCTGATAGTAAAAAATGGGTTCCTGTAGGACCAGGCGTTACATCTGTTAGCGTTTGTACTTACGATATAATATACGGTGTTTGGAATCATGGGATTTCTGAAAGCTTAGTAGATTATATGTATGCCACTCCATATGTATGGGACCTTTCAGTTGATTCCGGACAAGGTGATTCAAGGTATGATGCAACTTACTCTGCTTCAGCAATGCCCGGACTGGAAGTTGAGGTTGCAAGAAAAGTAAATGCAGACGGTTCGATAACCGTATGGTTCGATTACAACTTCCCGGTTGATGATATGTACTTAGCTTCTTGGGGAGCACCTGGCTGGTCAGTTTCTCAATCAGGGCAACCAATAGGTGTTTCTTGGGAAATAGTTGAAGCTTTAACGAGGTTGGTTGAACATGGAGGAGTGTCAGGAAGAGAGTACACATTCTCAGCAACAGCCGCAGGCGGAAACGTCTATGAAGTTGATGTACTTGAGCCTGTAACGGTTAGCGATATTAAAGCGGAACTTCAAAAGATGATCGATGAGAGGTACGTGCCTATTTACATTGAAGACATGGTTACACCTGCCGAGGCTGTCGAAAGGTACCGAGCGGCGCTTGCTTTCGTTAATGAATACAACCATGCTTATATAGGGAATGGTCCTTTCATGATGACCAGATATGATCCAAGTGCACGTTTTGTCGAATTAACGGCTGTTAGGGATGATAGGTACCCATTCGAACGTGGATACTGGAACGAGTACTTTGAAACGGTTAGGTTGAACGTCGATAGTATAGAACTTGCTTTTGCTGCTATAAGAGGGTTAGACTTACCTGTTACGATTAATGTATCAGAGGTTCTTTACCCATACGATATATATTC
The genomic region above belongs to Petrotoga olearia DSM 13574 and contains:
- a CDS encoding ABC transporter substrate-binding protein, coding for MRKVTTFLLVTFVLVSAFALAEKGPMPDKVYFGVRMQQDVAIQDVAAGNVDVFFTGVGAPTINSLPQSVLQNLDIYNIPSGSWSLLFNPIPNEPPYTVNVDGVEYFNPLAIQEVRYAMNYLINRQYLVDEILQGAGGVMYTMATPGQPGTQPYIDITANMGFTPEGNQDLAFEMIENAMNEAANLPENRGRLVKQGQWWTFDGQPVTLKFIIRVDDPNGRLPAGRYIADQIEKTGIRVERIEIDRYAAVDLAYYSNPADLQWHIYTEGWGAGATRKYWHHIVSQMYAPWYANMPGGQEPTFWNYEQDEIDELTQKVYAGNFATEEEYWDMILRATELGIRDSVRIYLTYQEDFFVANKDRFNRRMVYGLGDGLNQWSIITGDTVDRTLNVVQFSAQGSLFMGAWDPVGTDGFNDSYSINVASNMYDYGMFESPASADITPAKVVPRMETLDTKFVVDEKGEMVGLIEVPADAIRVDPDSKKWVPVGPGVTSVSVCTYDIIYGVWNHGISESLVDYMYATPYVWDLSVDSGQGDSRYDATYSASAMPGLEVEVARKVNADGSITVWFDYNFPVDDMYLASWGAPGWSVSQSGQPIGVSWEIVEALTRLVEHGGVSGREYTFSATAAGGNVYEVDVLEPVTVSDIKAELQKMIDERYVPIYIEDMVTPAEAVERYRAALAFVNEYNHAYIGNGPFMMTRYDPSARFVELTAVRDDRYPFERGYWNEYFETVRLNVDSIELAFAAIRGLDLPVTINVSEVLYPYDIYSPAPEGDVEVSLITPEGPVSFKAQVETAGTFVATIPGDVLNTLDPGTYAVVVTARSEGAIPSTYSTTIVVY
- a CDS encoding ABC transporter permease — its product is MLKYIVRRLILAIPVLLGVSVISFFVMQLAPGDFLDTYRINPNISREKIQELETLYGLDKNPVTQYFLWLGNILQGDWGYSFVYKIDVWQVLLRRLEATLLLGVTTFIFTWGIGIPLGITAALHQYKFTDQALSTIGLIGISIPNFFFALLWLMWAANTGIFPIGGMLSREFANFPWYKQIGDFFWHVAGPVITLGTASLAGTMRIMRGQMLDEMNQDYAEFARAKGMPSDVVIYKHTLRNAINPVITSLGFSLSAILGGALITEYVFSWPGLGSLMRDAIFQQDIYLVMANLLLQGILLIVGNLIADILLAASDPRVRLRMSA
- a CDS encoding ABC transporter permease, which gives rise to MRKKQKNNLKDIPQNTQNDEELFEREFMSTPALIWRALRRHKLGMISLVVLIILYLLAIFADFVSPMNPFNNHIQYRFAPPSTIYRKDLFTGERVGPHTYLYMSERDPITYQSDYVEATHLDIIKARDPETGDLITFELGEYNPTYNATVSDITYTFKNTIMAKTADGEYVELATSRKYDQNLIPLSYFTKEENLNGPVSFEDGLYDVNFSKLLSGDTIVVKEDNRSMAINTYKSDYRYAPKIRNQEIISVDTFATLEEINVYFDFMPVVLTPSDLRAVNLKNYPIEFFIRSWDYKLFGIIPTNLHLFGVEKTKLPSLSDYFSNDGILYVWGSDQYGRDIFSRIFFASRISLSIGLIGILLTFTIGIFLGGLAGYFGGWVDEVTMRFTEILMSIPSLYLILTLSAVLPTGISPEIRYLLIVVILSFIGWPGMTRVIRGMTMGLKQTEFVQAAIALGYPPRKVIWNHLLPNTYTYVIVSATLSIPGYILGEASLSFLGVGVTEPGASWGLMLSQAQDIQVLTSYPWVLLPGLFIIITVLAFNLFGDAIRDALDPRALGL
- a CDS encoding ABC transporter substrate-binding protein — its product is MRKLLVLLVVALCTLTIFAQQAYNPEWLIADVEGGQRGGTLYLATTSGPKTLNTYWAQETSSSIIINQGDVSLLGSDFYGQPTQPSLAKDWGVERTEDGGTLYWFEMREGVRWSDGHPLTVDDVIFTWEKIIVPDLTADGNDVYMDSEGNLPELTVEGNRIMFKYPTVFRFGLETVGGFAIMPKHVLEDKVTDAETFQSTWTVEQIDQLVVGGPFKVTEYIEGVRVVLERNPYYFERSKDGVQLPYLDRIVFEIVTDTNVARLRFEAGEIDMHGPQAKDFPALRAQADEKGWNVIVGPATAGSNFVAFNFNAADPVHREWFRNDNFRKAVAYAFDKQTIIETLYNGLGVPVYGPRTNSSAFYNPEIENLGYRYSLVTAQRLLREGGFTWNNRGQLVDWNGNVVEFELNTNGENVMRNEIAVILVDSLAKLGIKVNYRPVQFNAMVQRMYSENWDAIIIGLVGGDDPGWSTNVWLLDGGLHFWNWSPEVMDWVDPNEYFVHPAEKRIDEIMRVQRSILDKDELQKLWDEWQMLISENQILVYTISQNYLNMHKNTLHLYPVEKYGTINPYGYSYSPGLWKIEYAWKE